The following is a genomic window from Candidatus Saccharimonadales bacterium.
GTGAAAGCTGATGATACAGAGACGCCCGCCCGGCGCCATCAAATCCGGTAATAGCGGCAGAGTGTCGTCCAGCTGAGTCAGTTCGTCGTTGACAGCGATTCTGATGGCTTGGAATACTCTGGTGGCCGGGTGTTTCCGGCGCCCGCTTTGGCTGGCGGCTGGCCGAATTGTTTCAGCCAGCACCGCCGTGGAATTAATCGGCCGGTTGGCTACAATCCGTTGAGCTATCACCAAGGCGCGCGGTTCCTCGCCGTAACGGCGAATAACATCCGCAATCCTTTCGACCGGCCAGTCGTTTACGATTTGGCTGGCCGTTAGCGCGCCTGAACGGTCCATTCTCATGTCGAGCGGTCCGTTTAAGGTGAAGCTGAAACCTCTGTCAGCTCTGTCAAAGTGCTGCGAAGAGACACCCAAGTCGGCCAGAATCATGTCAAATTTCTGCCCCGAGAGCTGACTGGTGGCAGCGAGAAAATCCTGATGGATAACGACGCTGCCCTGCTCTTTAAACCGATCCAGCGCTTTAATGGCCGCGTCGTCGCGGTCAACAAGCACCATCCGGTCGGGTCTCTTCGTTTTAGCTAGTACCGCCGCGGCGTGTCCGCCGTAGCCGGCCGTCAAATCCAAGTAACTGTCGTCGGATTTCGGCGCGAGTAAGCGAATAGTATCGCTCAAGAGTACTGGCTGATGGTTGTTGTGGTGGTGTTCTTTTTGTTTTGTCAAAGCCACCTAACCAGCAGTCAACGTGTTTGTTTTTGTCTAATTTTTGTTTTTGTTGCTAATGGAGTTGTTGTGGTGTAAGAATTCGATGAACTCTCACTATAATTCCATAGCGTCTTTTTAAGAGACTTATGTGTGAGGTGGAGTTTTGGGAGGTGTTTTGTTGTGAGTAAAGAGCGAGGGTTTTTAATAGTGGTGCCCTAAATCCACTTGTTGACTGCCGAATAGTTAGCTTCAAAAACTTAACTATTATTTGTTAAAGTGCTGGACTTCCGTGCTAATCGGCGCGCTTAAGCGCCAATAATTACCCGCCCGTACGGCGATCACATCCTTATCAATACCGGCGTACTCGAGCAGATGATTCTCTAAGGTGACCCGCCCTTGCTTTTTATCGAGGGCGCCGTCAACCTTGCCCGACCGAAACTGAACGTTCAAATCGGCCACTTGCTCGCTTAAGATATCCCCTTTTAGTTTCGGTTCGACTTCGTCGTCCCAAACCTGTTTCGGATACATGTGTAAATACTTGTTGAAACCGCGGGTCAAGATTAGCCCACTTTCAAACTCACGCCTAAGTTCGGCGGGAATCGTCAGCCGCCGCTTGTCGTCGAGCTTGCGTTCAAAGTAGTCCACTGGCTTAAGGTTGTTTTTTGGTTATTTTTTTGATGTGCGTGGTTTTTGTTTTCTCGCTAGGGGTTACCCACGAGTACCCACTTCAGACAGTCTACTACCCACCTATACCCACTGCAAGTCCTTTTTTGGGCTTTTACCATCAAAGCCTTGGGCTTTGTCCACACGTTTAATGTATCTAGCGTCTGATAATTCCTTAAGTACGCTATTTTATCGCCCGCATATTTATGACCGGATAGGTTTTTTAGTTGAGGCCGCGAATCAGCCACCACTTTATAGCCTAAAGCTAAAGTCGACTTTACTAGATTTAGCTGGCAGACTTGATATGCTTGGACTAACAACGAGGTGTCCATCACGTGGCTCATGAGGTAAAGATCCACCAGGCTCAGACCAATATCTTACGGGAACTGCTGTTTCAACCAAAGGCCAGCTATAGTTCACTAAGACAGCCAACCGGCCTCGGAAGCGACCACTTCAACTTTCATATTAAACGCTTGCTTAAGCTCAGTCTGGTAGAGAAGGTCGGTCGCGGACAATACCGCCTGACACCAGCTGGCAAAGAGTACGCCAACCGGCTGGATACCGATAAAAATACTATCGAGCGGCAACCAAAGATTGCCGTCCTGCTCGGTATAAAGCGGCAAAGCCGCGGCCAAACCCAATACCTGGTACAAGAGCGGCTAAAGAACCCATGGTATGGATTCTGGGGTATTCCCGGCGGCAAAATCCGCTGGGGCGAGACCATTCTCGAAGCTGCCGCCCGGGAGCTAAAAGAAGAAACTGGCTTAAGCGCCAGTCTG
Proteins encoded in this region:
- the rsmH gene encoding 16S rRNA (cytosine(1402)-N(4))-methyltransferase RsmH — protein: MALTKQKEHHHNNHQPVLLSDTIRLLAPKSDDSYLDLTAGYGGHAAAVLAKTKRPDRMVLVDRDDAAIKALDRFKEQGSVVIHQDFLAATSQLSGQKFDMILADLGVSSQHFDRADRGFSFTLNGPLDMRMDRSGALTASQIVNDWPVERIADVIRRYGEEPRALVIAQRIVANRPINSTAVLAETIRPAASQSGRRKHPATRVFQAIRIAVNDELTQLDDTLPLLPDLMAPGGRLCIISFHSLEDRLVKQFFKELCGGGYEAEHELLTKRPIKGELNDVHNPRARSARLRAVVKIKNQKRREQ
- a CDS encoding NUDIX domain-containing protein, whose protein sequence is MAHEVKIHQAQTNILRELLFQPKASYSSLRQPTGLGSDHFNFHIKRLLKLSLVEKVGRGQYRLTPAGKEYANRLDTDKNTIERQPKIAVLLGIKRQSRGQTQYLVQERLKNPWYGFWGIPGGKIRWGETILEAAARELKEETGLSASL